The segment GCCAGCCTCATTTTTTTTACCTCTCTTCTTGAAGAAAGCTGAgtaacttctctctctctctctatctggATACAAAACGAAATTAGTTGGGCAAGCACTCTAGGACTCTTATGATGCTTTAGTTCTGTTTTCAACTCTGGGCACTGGGATCTTTACTATACTTGGCTTTGTACAATAGCTCTGAATCACATTTCTCCTAGCCTCGCCGAAGAAGCAAGCACGAACTTATGGGAAGTGTAAGGAGAGAGTAAGCAAGCAGTTGAGATTATGAAAAACAGTTGTTGCCTGTGTCAATGTAGATGCTTTTACATTCTTTTTCCGgatacaatataaataataatattaaacaaatcTTTGATGACTCAAACTCTCATATGCTTAGGGACGTGCTTCTGCTTGGGCTCGTTTTTTGTGTCTCTCAACTATCTCTTGTGGATCTTGACGGGTTTCTGTGTAAGCTTCAATAGTGTTCATCTCCTGCACAAGAAGGCGAATATCCAGAGATTTGTTCTTTAAGATGAAAAAATAGATACGAAAACTGAATAAAAAGGTGTAACCTCAATCCAAAGGGCGAGGTTTGGCCGACCAGATGTGATGTCCACATTCATTACATCCTTAAAGATAAGATGGAATCTCTCTATGAACGGAATATATGCAATATCAACCTGTGTGTATTAATCATTCACCATTTTAGACTCAAACATCAGATATGAGTAGAAGAAACTGAAGAAAATGGACAAATACCAAACTAAATAGGTCAAGGAAGAAAGGCCCTTGTTTGAATTTGGAAAGAGCCTGCTCAATGCAATCAAATGCAGCATCTGAAGGAAAATATAACACAAAGATTCATCAGTACATATGGGAAGAAAATGTTTGGAAACACCAAAAAGGGAGATAATATCTTGTAATAAAATTTACCTGCTGCATCACTGTCGGCACCTGATAATGTGGATCGTACGGCCTTGGAGAAGGAGTCGGTGTAAGAGATTAACTCATCAGCGAATGCTTCCTTCTCCACACTCTATTGTTATTCCACATTATGTTATTATCTCTTTCTAAAGCAACTACATTAAgcgcaacaaaaataaagaacTCACAGTGGGTGCAAGTGAAGGCCCTTTGAAATTGGTGTCGATGTACTTAATCAGGTCAAGGCTCTCTCCCATCACTCGGTTATTGTGCTCTAATGCAGGCAcctatcattaaaaaaaatagagaacaaGATAGCTAGCTCCTATGGAGTCTTCTGGCATATAACAATCAAATCAGATCATGAAgcacaagagaaaaaaaaaaagcttttcaCCTTGTTAGCCGGGTACACTTTCTCCTTGTACCAAGCAGGTCTGTTCTTGAGATCAATTGGTACAAGTTCTATCTTGTCTTGCAAACCCTGCATAAACAACATAACATTGCTCTAGATCAATCAAACTAGCTTCGTATCTTAACATGGAATAAAAGCGAGATAAATGTAAACCTTGTAGTTCCGAGCAATCCACGCACGTTGCGCAAATGGGCAAGAATAAGATATGTACAACCTTTTCAAatcaaaagaaaccaaaaacatTTCATCATCCgagaatctctctctctttctagaAATGAGACAAAAGCAACTTAAAGTCCAAACCTTGTCGAGCCATCGAACACTTGAATTGGTTCAGAAGAGGAATCAATCTCCGGAACACGACTGCAAACCACAAAACTTGGAATCTCACTAACGATTGAgtcttaatttgtttttttttttcattaggaAGCTTCTCAGAGAAGGAAGGATTTACCTTGAGTTTATAACAGCCAACACTGGCTTGGTTCTGCGTGTTCCGTTTGATTTACAACGTAGCTTCAGGTCAGTATCGAAGCTTGATCGGTGAATTTTCCGACCAAAGTAGAGAGATGAGGAAGGGAGAGAAACATCCCTCGAGGATAACGCAAGCGATGGATATGAGCACACGCTAACTCTCACTCCTAAACTCATACTCGATCGTTTTTTCTGTTCGTTTTCTCAGGACAAATGGATTTTGACTTCACCTTTATCTGACTGCCACAAGTTAGCCTGAGattataaaccaaaccaaaccgatttgttttggtttaaaatttatttcaattcactgaattaaaaaaaaaacaattatctcTCAAGTATGCATTTACACCCACTTGGATTAACTAATATACACTTAGGGGTTTAGAGTTAAATGTTGGGTTTTGAggttttaaatttcaaaaaataaaaaataaatatccaatttttaaaaataaaataaaaaatattttgatcatttttttagagctattttgtgataaaaatttaaaagtgcTATTTGAGAGAATTATCCAAttgttatttgttaaaaaattataacctaATCATAtcaactaaatattaaaatgtatttgattTAACCGAATTTTGAGTCGCAATACCAAATTAATCCGAATTTTCATTTAGTTCCCTTTATAAAGTTTTTGTGTGAACCAGCTAACGAAAAATCGAATTATCCAAACTAGTTGTTCGGTTCAAACCAGCATGCCATGCCTCACCTAAAGTTCCaacctttcttctcttcttttcattATGCACAATAGACCTTTTCCCGGGCTATGCCCGGGTTTTTTcccatatatttaaattaaatttagattattatataatttgtatttgactatatatttttatatttagactAATTACactatataaattattagaaaattttatattttatattgtttttggtCACTACAATGTTGAAATTATTGAAGTTCAATTTTTTTGCAGTATCAGAAAATAAACATAAACTGGATAAACatgatgaatatttttttattagtcttatttaaaattcaatttttatttttctcgtGCACAATAGATTTTAAGAGATATTACAATTCAAATATAGTGTGTCAATTAGTTAtgaaatatttaaacaattcattttattaattggATAATATGTTTTTACGAACTTacctttttactattttcacaATTATAATATGAAGTCAGAAAATGATGTAAAGCTACTAAAAATGAATAAGTGATTTTCgtattaattttcatatattttataaaattatatatatatatatgttatttttgaatatatgtttcTAATATATATCTGCTTCCTAAATTTTTTTAGATTGCCTCTGCATATGGATGTAATTTCACGTATCTGCTTCTAATTCCATGTATCAAAACTTTTTCCACCAACAGTAAATATGccaatttgtaaaaataaaggAATGTCATGTTTTCCGTTGACATAGTGTACACGCAAATACTATCTTAAATTCAAGAGTGAATTGGGTGAAAATCCTAGAAGAAGttacaaattaagaaaatatctaTAGTATAAAAATTGTGGGGATTCAAAATGATGTAGTATAGCAAAAATGACAAAATTACCCTGCTGTCTATAAAAAAGAGATTTATATTATGACTGGTGATAATAGGTTAGAAGCTACAGtgttccaaaagaaaaaaaaagggttagaacttagaagctacacaaaatataattgtaattgAAGGAATAAAACATGTACGAAACACGGTTAAATCGGATGATTACGCGAGCGGTGGTGTGTCTGTGGTTATTTCACCATATCAACAAGAAAATCGAAGCAAgcaatttgtttttatattttcaaagttttgAATAACTAAAATCATGTATTTAGTGATAGATTTATGTAATTGGAACATAAACAATACGATATCACATAAAATTTTGATGATAGAGAAAACTGAAGCAGGCAGCCATGAAAACAGCTTGAGCTGtcgaaaaccctaaaaaaattggaggaagaagatgaattatttacatttttgccattcattaaagaaaaataaaataaaatcagtgTAAAGGACAACTCGAACCGGGGAAACGAGCTTGAGAGGACCAACTTAAACCACCAGACCACTGTAACTTATTCGAATATAGATTGCAAGCTCTAAAATATAACCCTTTATATCCGAAACTGTTATCAAGGAAATTTAGCAACATGTAGATTGACCTTAAAAATAGTTTGGTAGTTTGTATTTAGCCAGGGAACAGAAACACGGGAttggttaaaataaaatttatgctGCTAAAGATAGTTGTGGAGATTGATTTAGGATTTTAGCATgttttattatgtaaatataCGCTAAACAGATTATTATCCGAGTAACTCTTCGTGTGTGTAGGGTTAACAACAGCTGCTCACGGTGTGCATGGACATATTAGACAAGAGGAATCCCAGACAGTAAATAGATTAGCAAAACGTGcgaaagtttatatatatatatatgttagcATGTTTTTTTATTGGAGGCACCTGAGCATCATTGTCTGTGACTGTTAGCTAGTATAAACAAACAATTAGCAATACAAGCAGAGTCATTGTGTGTCTAGACATTATAAATGACAAATAAAATTGAATGGTAGCTAGATATTTGCCAAGTGTATGTTGCTAATATGCGTACATAAGttaaaattagaaatttatCTAGACTTGTAGCAAATGTGGATGGCTAACACGGTCTTTTGCTTGTCCATGGTCATTCACAGCAGCCGAGTAGTACATGTTCAGCTTCATGAGCAACATAAGATGACACCTAAGGGAGTAAATTAATGTAAAAATACTCTAAAACAGAAAGAGACACGATTAAGATGAAATGTTAATTTAGTGTAGACAACTATATACTTACATTTCCAGATTTACATTTAGTGTAGACAACTAtagatttaacattttttctcTGCTTCCTGGAGAAAACAAAAACCCACATGACAAACAAATAAACACAAAACTGACCCTACAAAGGTACAAACAAAGGCagcaacacaaaaaaaaaggaaaaaaatcaatcaaagaATAAACATAGGAGCTTATGTTTCTAGAAAGGATTCTTTAGCAAAGAATTGTTCTTGAGAAAACAAACGGCATTTCACTTGCTTAAGCTCAGCCGCCATAGACACCACGTTACGCCGGAAACTCTCCTTCTTCCCATCTAAATCTCTCAGAAGTGGATCCACCGCCGTTTTTCACAGAATCAGATATCAGGTTTGGTCGGATCTCTCATAAAAATCAGTGAGTCTGTTACAAAAGCATCAGATCAAATCTCAGAAACTCTTCAatggagaagaaaacaaaaaaaggaataaaTCTAAAAACTATATTCAACGCATGTGAACAAATCTTAAATTGTTAacttaagaaaacaaatactggaccattaaaataatgaactttttATCAATGAATCGagattttaaatttgtttctttAGACATTGAGAAGCAAACAAAGCATCAAAGGagttaaaataaaagattgcgACTTCACAAATTTTTGTGGAAAGTAAAATATATGGAGAGAAAGTTCAGCAGGAGAGCTTTGTTTTCTCAGAAAAATCGTCAAGAGAAAATCAAAGCTTGATTTTCATTCTCTCTCGTGACAGGGGAGGGGAGAGAGAAAGGAGACATGCAATCAATGAGTTTACATGCAACTGTTCAAACTGGTAACTGGTTGCTCGGTTTCAAAAGGGAATGAGGGTAAAAGAGTAATTGAATTGGCTGGCTGACACATACATTGGAAACATAAATTGTGTATATAACTAATTATCATATAAATCTTGTGTGTAGAGTGCAAATACTCTAAATTCAACCCTCCATactaggcctgggcacggatcggatatccgggtttttgaaggtatttgtgatttgcttcgaatgttacggatatctaattttccgatttgctttgattcggaaaaatacggatattcggaaaaacggatatccggaaaataaatagatatttgcggatatttgcggatacttacggatatctcatttgttttgattaatacaaataatcttaaaaatttgatacaaattttttttggaaaatattttttttttgcatgatataaaggataaaaattaaaagatacaatgaatctacatattttgtagaattttaaacttaattaacaattataataacacaaaactgaagaaaaaaattataattgtcataaatgtttttttccttttatgtaatatttttatataagtaataatatgaatagaatctgtcaaatcatatgttagaataataattttatacaattaaaattttaaatataatcaaaatatacatgtatttatatattgacggatcggatcggatattcgcttcccaaaattttagtatttgtgatttgcttcgatattaacggatattgaattttagtatttgctttgcttcgaaagcttacggatattcggaattttcggatcgaatagtaacggataacgaatcgaatcaaatttcacggataaaatgcccacccctactcCATACCCACAATTTTGATCAAACCTCTTGCATGCACTTATACTCCAACTCATCACACcatgaattttgtttttaatcgagatgtttcagaaaatgaaaaaaaaaggcGAAACATAATTTACAGAAATTCCAATGCGTGAATTTCATCCTCACATCTTAAGTTGCACGGGAGTTTCGAAGGACATCTACTTCCCGCGGAAGCTTCATCTTTTAAATTGTGAAAACTTACGGAattttacttcttctttttttgtcataCGGAATTTTACTTCTAAAACGTTTCAAAAAATACTTTCTTTAAAAACACGTTATAAGCTTACGATTCCGTTTTGGAATCACGTTTCGTTCTTTTTTAACACAATgtcataaatcaataaaaatataaaaccaaaaaatttgatttatataaaattaaattttaatagtaatgaaataaagagaataaaaatatacaaatattaaaactaatttttgtcatcagaaagaaaaattaaaactaatattgtaaattatctttatttattgaaattttattaaagatatagcatatattcaaatacattgtgtcaataaatttatgaattattaaaaataattaatataataatttctttaaaaattaatttatatgtattttctCAATTCTAAtatgaaattttcaaattattataaatgattttttaaaaatttagatcaTATAAACTttgttctaaaattattaaaacaattctTAATAAATGGATATACACTTCCAACACATACCCgcttcttaatttttttaaaaatctcgTTTATGCGTGCATACGCTTTCTCTTTCATGTACCCACTTTCGTTTTCATGTAACACAGTGACACATCTACTAAAccgaaaattaaaaattatgttctttatttatatttacagtataaattctataaattaatatttattacaCTAACAATCACCttaaatgataaatttatttgaattcaAAAATAGAACACAATTGAATAAAACTATAAGGTATCAATTTTTCAAACAGTTGTATACAAATATATCcttatattaaaataacaataaaacttatatataataaatcttattgttttttttctctattaaagtatttcaaatttttaatattttagtagtTTAATGTTACATCTAAAACGTATCCATTCTAAAATCTATTTCCATTACAccaaatagaaataaaaaaaaatcctgaatttaaaatttgattaagAATAAACTATTATTGTTAGATTTCATATTGATATTTAGAAGTAACGAagtcttaaaatattttgtcaaaTTAATCTGTATAATCTAATCAAATATCATGCTTTAAACATTATTGATATAAAGAGTTTTGGCTGTTTTTCGGAAACATGAACAATGCGTCGTGGATTATCATATTTCCTATTTATTTCGGCAATAGAGCTTTATTTGGAAGACTTCCGAAAGAGCTAATCACTAATATTGATGTATGGAAGATATATAGAATATTAAccataaaaattttgaaatagaaaaagagataaatttataaaattgattAAGATAAGATGTAATTAGTTCAAAATTTAGTTGATTCTCAAATGATAATAAGAGGACTGCTAGAGGGGCATAACCATGGATAAACAAATGGGATATATTCTTATCGGCGAATCTTCATACACGCACTCATTTAGAGGGGCATAACGCATACCATTGAATGTATAGCAGTTTGTACAAT is part of the Raphanus sativus cultivar WK10039 chromosome 5, ASM80110v3, whole genome shotgun sequence genome and harbors:
- the LOC108805196 gene encoding glutathione S-transferase L2, chloroplastic; amino-acid sequence: MSLGVRVSVCSYPSLALSSRDVSLPSSSLYFGRKIHRSSFDTDLKLRCKSNGTRRTKPVLAVINSSRVPEIDSSSEPIQVFDGSTRLYISYSCPFAQRAWIARNYKGLQDKIELVPIDLKNRPAWYKEKVYPANKVPALEHNNRVMGESLDLIKYIDTNFKGPSLAPTSVEKEAFADELISYTDSFSKAVRSTLSGADSDAADAAFDCIEQALSKFKQGPFFLDLFSLVDIAYIPFIERFHLIFKDVMNVDITSGRPNLALWIEEMNTIEAYTETRQDPQEIVERHKKRAQAEARP